In Thermodesulfobacteriota bacterium, the genomic window GGGTGCAGTCGCCCAGGACCACGGGCAGGGGGTCGTGGGTGATACGGGCGCAAGCCTCCTGCTCGACAGGCTGGTCCAGGTTGGCCAGGGCCGCGGCCAGGGCCTCCCCGGTATCGCAGGGCTGCGGCTCTTCCCCCGTGTCGGTCACCCGGCTGTATGCCAACAGATCCCGCACCAGGTGGGACATGCGGGTCGCGCCCTCCCTGGCATAGCCGATATACTGGCGGGCCTTGTCGTCCAGCTCCGGCCCGAAGCGCCGTTCCAGCAGGCCCAGGAAGGAGCTGACCATCCGGAGCGGCTCCTGCAGGTCGTGGCTGGCCACATAGGCGAACTGCTGCAGGTCCTCGTTGGAGCGCCTAAGCTCCTGCACGGCCTGCCGCAGCGCCTCCTCCGCCGCCTTCCGGCCGGAGATGTCCTGGGTGATGCCGAACCCGCCCAGGAGCCCCCCCGCTTCGTCGAATTCCAGATAGGCCTTCTCCCGCACCCACTTGACCCGGCCATCGGCCACGATCCGGTGCTCGATGTCGTACGGCTCGCCGGCCAGGCCGGCCTGCCACTGCCGGTCCACATACGCGCGGTCGTCCGGGTGGACGATGGCCAGGAAGGTCTGGTAGGTGAGTGGCGTCCCCTGGGGCACGCCGAAGATGCGGTGGTTCTCGTCCGACCAGGAAAGGATGTTGCGCCGGGTGTCCAGCCGCCACCAGCCGATCTGGCCGACGGCCTGCGCCCGGTCCAGGTCCTCGCGGCTCTGGCGCAGCCTCCTTTCGGTCTCGACGCGGTGCATGGCCATGGCCACCAGATCCGCCACCGCGCGCATGACATCCACCTGCCGGGGGTCGAGCCGTGGCCGCGAGCGGGTGCCGAAGGACAGGGTGCCGAGGACGCGGCCCTGGACCTTGAGCGGGTGGCAGCAGTACGCCTTTATGCCATAGGCCTTGATCAGCTCGGTGCGGCTGTCCGGGGTGTGGGGGATGTCTTCGGCGATGACCGACTCGCCATGGTACGCCACATACCCGCACACCGCCTGGTCAAAGTCCAGCCACCGGATCCTCTCCAGCTCCTCCGGCGGCAGCCCGGCGCCGGCGTTGAGGCGCAGCCGGCCCTCCGACTCGCTCACCAGGAAGTTGAAGAAGGCGTCGCAGTCCACCAGCTCCATGACCTGCCGGCACAGCTTTTCCACCAGGGCCTGCGGATCGTCGCTCTCCAGGAGCCGGGAGGCCGCATGCATGAGGACCTCGTTGCGCCGGGCGTACCAGGAGAGCGCCTCCTCTGCCCGCCGGCGCTCCTCCACCTCACGCCGCAGGCTGGCATTGGCTGCCTCGGCCTGCCGCCGCGCCGTGACGGATTCCTCCATGATGGTGAGGGTGGCGCGGCGGGATTCCCGCAAGGAGATGTTGGCCGCCTCCAGCTCCCCCAGGCGGTGCTCCAGCTCCGCATGGGCCCGGTGCAGCTTGCGCTCCGCCTGATGCCGGTAATGGGCCATCTCGACGACGGTGGCCAGCTCCCGCTCCTCGAAGGGCTTGAGGATGTAGCCGAAGGGCTCGGCGAGCTTGGCCCGTTGCAGGGTGGCATGGTCCGAATGGGCGGTGAGAAAGATCACCGGCAGGTCAAGCTCCCGGCGGATGACCTCGGCGGCATTCACGCCGTCCATGGCCCCAGCCAGGCGGATGTCCATGAGGATCAGGTCGGGCCGTTTCTCCCGCGCCAGAAGGATCGCCTCTTCCGCCAGGCCCGTGGAGCCGCAGAGCCCATAGCCGAGCCTCTTGAGCTTGCTGGCCAGGTCGGCGGCGACAATCGCCTCGTCCTCCACGATGAGCACCGTTGTCTGGCTCATAAGCGTCTGGTCTCCCCGTCCTCCTCGGCCCGCTGGAAGCGGATCCGGAATGCGGTGCCGCCGTTGGCCAGGATCTCCACCTCGGCCCGCAGCTGCCCGGCCAGCATATGCACCAGGCGCAGGCCCAGGGAGCGGGCCTGCTGCCAGTCGAAGCCGGCCGGCAGGCCCACACCGTCATCCTGCACGAAAAGGCTGATGCGGCCGTCGATCTCCTGGAAGGACACGAGCACCTCGCCCGCGGCCCGGCCCACGAAGGCATGCTTCAAGGCATTGCCGGCCAGCTCGTTGACGATGAGGCCGCACGGCACGGCAGTGACCACCGGGAGCAGCACCGGGGTCAGATCCAGCCGCAGGCTGACATGGGCCTCGTCCGCCCCGTGGGCCCGCCACAGATAGCCCAGGAGGCTGCGGAGATAATCCGCGAAGTCGATGCGGCCCAGCTCGGTGGACTGGTACACCTTTTCGTGCACCAGGGCCATGGAGCGCACCCGGTTGGTGACGTCGGCCAGGCCGGCGCGCACCGCCTCGTCCGCGGCCTCGTCCGCCTGCAGGCTCACCAGGCTGGAGATCACCTGCAGGTTGTTCTTCACCCGGTGGTGGACCTCCTTGAGCAGAACCTCCTTTTCGTGCAGCGAGGCCTTGATCGCCTCCACCGCCTTCTTGCGCTCGGTGATGTCATCGAAGACCACCACCGCCGCGGCCACGTTGCCCCGGGCATCCCGCAAGGGAGCGGCGTTGGCCGCCACCGGCACCCGGACGCCGTCCGCCCGCTGGATGGTCATCTCCTCGTTGTAAACCCGCTCCCCTCTGAGGGCCTGGCTCACCGGCAGATCCTCCGGGGAATACGGGGTGCCGTCAGCCCGGAGCGCCTGGACGGCGGCCAGATGGGTGGCCAGATCCAGCTCGCTGGAGTCCGTGCCGTAGATCTCCGCGGCCCGGCGGTTGATGTACGACAGCCTGCCGGTGGCAGCCTCGATCAGCACCACCGCCACCGGCGTGGTCTCCAGGATGGCCTCCAGCCGTTGCCGGTCGGCCTCGCTCTGCTCGTGCGCCCTGGCCAGGGCCGCTTCCGCCTGCTTGCTGGCGCTGATGTCGCTGAAGGTTACGGCGAAAAGGCCTTCTTGCGGGCTGAAAGCGGAGACGGAGAACCATTTCTGCAGCAGCCGGGCATAGCTCTCGAACTGCACGGGCTGGCCGGTCAGAGCCACCTGGCCGAATCGTCCGATCCAGTCAGCGGGGTCCTGCTCGATGCCGGGCAGGACCTCGGTCACCCTCCTGCCCACCACATCCTCCTGCCGGAGGCCGGTCAGCCGCTCGAAGGCGCTGTTGACTTCCAGGAAGACCCAGTCCGCCGGTACGCCCTGGTCGTTCAGGATGATCCGCTGGTAGGCGAAGCCGTTTTGCATGTTGTCAAAGAGCGAGCGGTACTTCCGCTCGCCGGCCTGGAACTGGGCCTCCCGCCGGCTGACCTCCCGGAACAGGAGCTGGTAGGGCCGGGCCAGGCCGGTCTCGATGAGGGCCTTGTAGATGAGGTAGAAGGAGACGAACTTGAAGACATGCCCGATCAGGTTCGACAGGCCGTAAACGCTGACGTAAAAGGTGAAGGCCAGCTCGGAGCCCATGGTGAACAGGATGGAGGCGGTGATGATCCGGAAGATGGGCCGGTCGAAGGCGGAGCGTTTCCTGGCAAGC contains:
- a CDS encoding ATP-binding protein; the encoded protein is MSQTTVLIVEDEAIVAADLASKLKRLGYGLCGSTGLAEEAILLAREKRPDLILMDIRLAGAMDGVNAAEVIRRELDLPVIFLTAHSDHATLQRAKLAEPFGYILKPFEERELATVVEMAHYRHQAERKLHRAHAELEHRLGELEAANISLRESRRATLTIMEESVTARRQAEAANASLRREVEERRRAEEALSWYARRNEVLMHAASRLLESDDPQALVEKLCRQVMELVDCDAFFNFLVSESEGRLRLNAGAGLPPEELERIRWLDFDQAVCGYVAYHGESVIAEDIPHTPDSRTELIKAYGIKAYCCHPLKVQGRVLGTLSFGTRSRPRLDPRQVDVMRAVADLVAMAMHRVETERRLRQSREDLDRAQAVGQIGWWRLDTRRNILSWSDENHRIFGVPQGTPLTYQTFLAIVHPDDRAYVDRQWQAGLAGEPYDIEHRIVADGRVKWVREKAYLEFDEAGGLLGGFGITQDISGRKAAEEALRQAVQELRRSNEDLQQFAYVASHDLQEPLRMVSSFLGLLERRFGPELDDKARQYIGYAREGATRMSHLVRDLLAYSRVTDTGEEPQPCDTGEALAAALANLDQPVEQEACARITHDPLPVVLGDCTQITQLFQNLISNAIKFCAADRPCQVHIGARPQEGHWVLSVADNGIGIDPAHFERIFVIFQRLHTREQYPGTGIGLAICKKIVELHGGRIWVESKIDAGTTFFFTLPRAPAEEPTTGSACA
- a CDS encoding MASE3 domain-containing protein, with translation MADSGGTEAASPRPLLSRASITLLVLTTIALCGTSLYSFLLFHSLAELFSIVVAFGIFIVAWNTRQVLESNYLLFLGIAYLFIGGLDLVHTLAYKGMGIFDGYGANLPTQLWIAARYLEGFSLLAAPFRIEKRCGAPRLIAGFSAVFLLALAAIFFGLFPDCFLEGSGLTPFKKNSEYLICLLLLGALAALARKRSAFDRPIFRIITASILFTMGSELAFTFYVSVYGLSNLIGHVFKFVSFYLIYKALIETGLARPYQLLFREVSRREAQFQAGERKYRSLFDNMQNGFAYQRIILNDQGVPADWVFLEVNSAFERLTGLRQEDVVGRRVTEVLPGIEQDPADWIGRFGQVALTGQPVQFESYARLLQKWFSVSAFSPQEGLFAVTFSDISASKQAEAALARAHEQSEADRQRLEAILETTPVAVVLIEAATGRLSYINRRAAEIYGTDSSELDLATHLAAVQALRADGTPYSPEDLPVSQALRGERVYNEEMTIQRADGVRVPVAANAAPLRDARGNVAAAVVVFDDITERKKAVEAIKASLHEKEVLLKEVHHRVKNNLQVISSLVSLQADEAADEAVRAGLADVTNRVRSMALVHEKVYQSTELGRIDFADYLRSLLGYLWRAHGADEAHVSLRLDLTPVLLPVVTAVPCGLIVNELAGNALKHAFVGRAAGEVLVSFQEIDGRISLFVQDDGVGLPAGFDWQQARSLGLRLVHMLAGQLRAEVEILANGGTAFRIRFQRAEEDGETRRL